A portion of the Glandiceps talaboti chromosome 13, keGlaTala1.1, whole genome shotgun sequence genome contains these proteins:
- the LOC144444858 gene encoding 23 kDa integral membrane protein-like isoform X1: MESCMRVVLVILNIVLLVFAVIMIGVGIWIVVEFPAFNRVLDNAIITSSVWITVVVGIVLIIICLLAFVGAVSSNKTVLGVYSVLQITIFILEVLAAGFIFYVGTASVHGYLANEANTTLVMYGSDDKLTLSWDTLNKKAECCGVTGPDDYQYTVWHADSGDMYSYPDSCCVLATDGSEQISDRTKCHNSVEGYYFAEGCLSSLEAFIQANFYIAAGIAITVALVQLVSIIAACAVCCMA, translated from the exons ATGGAGAGTTGTATGAGGGTAGTTTTGGTCATCCTAAACATCGTTCTTCTG GTTTTTGCTGTCATTATGATCGGCGTTGGTATATGGATTGTTGTAGAATTCCCAGCATTCAACAGAGTCTTGGATAATGCAATCATCACATCGTCTGTGTGGATTACAGTGGTCGTTGGAATTGTTCTCATTATCATCTGTCTTCTCGCCTTTGTTGGAGCCGTATCATCGAATAAAACGGTACTGGGAGTG TACTCGGTACTACAGATAACAATATTTATCCTAGAAGTCTTGGCAGCTGGTTTCATATTTTACGTTGGTACAGCAAGTGTTCATGGCTACCTAGCCAATGAAGCTAATACAACGTTAGTTATGTATGGTTCTGATGATAAACTAACACTTTCATGGGATACCTTGAATAAAAAG GCAGAATGTTGTGGCGTAACTGGACCAGATGATTATCAATACACAGTATGGCACGCAGATTCAGGTGATATGTATAGTTATCCAGACAGCTGTTGTGTACTGGCTACTGATGGCAGTGAGCAAATCAGTGATAGAACGAAGTGTCATAATAGTGTCGAAGGCTACTATTTCGCAGAA gGCTGTCTGTCGTCACTTGAAGCCTTTATACAAGCTAACTTTTACATAGCTGCAGGAATCGCTATCACAGTGGCTTTAGTACAG ttAGTTTCAATTATAGCAGCATGTGCTGTGTGTTGCATGGCGTGA
- the LOC144444858 gene encoding tetraspanin-18B-like isoform X2 produces the protein MESCMRVVLVILNIVLLVFAVIMIGVGIWIVVEFPAFNRVLDNAIITSSVWITVVVGIVLIIICLLAFVGAVSSNKTVLGVYSVLQITIFILEVLAAGFIFYVGTASVHGYLANEANTTLVMYGSDDKLTLSWDTLNKKAECCGVTGPDDYQYTVWHADSGDMYSYPDSCCVLATDGSEQISDRTKCHNSVEGYYFAELVSIIAACAVCCMA, from the exons ATGGAGAGTTGTATGAGGGTAGTTTTGGTCATCCTAAACATCGTTCTTCTG GTTTTTGCTGTCATTATGATCGGCGTTGGTATATGGATTGTTGTAGAATTCCCAGCATTCAACAGAGTCTTGGATAATGCAATCATCACATCGTCTGTGTGGATTACAGTGGTCGTTGGAATTGTTCTCATTATCATCTGTCTTCTCGCCTTTGTTGGAGCCGTATCATCGAATAAAACGGTACTGGGAGTG TACTCGGTACTACAGATAACAATATTTATCCTAGAAGTCTTGGCAGCTGGTTTCATATTTTACGTTGGTACAGCAAGTGTTCATGGCTACCTAGCCAATGAAGCTAATACAACGTTAGTTATGTATGGTTCTGATGATAAACTAACACTTTCATGGGATACCTTGAATAAAAAG GCAGAATGTTGTGGCGTAACTGGACCAGATGATTATCAATACACAGTATGGCACGCAGATTCAGGTGATATGTATAGTTATCCAGACAGCTGTTGTGTACTGGCTACTGATGGCAGTGAGCAAATCAGTGATAGAACGAAGTGTCATAATAGTGTCGAAGGCTACTATTTCGCAGAA ttAGTTTCAATTATAGCAGCATGTGCTGTGTGTTGCATGGCGTGA
- the LOC144445061 gene encoding chromatin accessibility complex protein 1-like, which translates to MAEKAESKLVSLPISRIKTIMKTSPEVSSIGQEAILLVAKATELFIADFAQKAHERETEGAKKLAYRDLAEVVGDTESMQFLADILPPKIVALDYIRARKAKAEEEAAKLAAARLAATSS; encoded by the exons ATGGCGGAGAAAGCAGAAAGTAAACTCGTGAGTTTACCAATATCACGTATCAAGACGATAATGAAGACGTCACCTGAAGTGTCATCCATCGGTCAGGAAGCAATTCTTTTAGTTGCAAAAGCTACG GAGTTATTCATTGCTGACTTTGCACAGAAAGCACATGAAAGGGAAACAGAAGGTGCCAAAAAACTAGCCTATAGAGATTTGGCTGAAGTAGTGGGGGATACAGAATCAATGCAGTTTCTTGCAG atATACTACCTCCAAAGATAGTTGCCCTTGATTACATCAGAGCTAGAAAAGCTAAAGCTGAAGAAGAAGCAGCTAAACTTGCAGCAGCCAGACTTGCAGCAACAAGTAGTTGA